In Candidatus Zixiibacteriota bacterium, a single window of DNA contains:
- a CDS encoding SPASM domain-containing protein yields the protein MKSSPYNHFFAVNGGTVVLAYNSYSGAVAEIELEHYPRVRFLLEHPDQAETQQDAEFLQCLQQGMFLIPDQVDQRAALKVIGRTARLDAPVLTLTIAPTLACNFACDYCFEARSQVMMSPATQEALVGFTAHHLRKAEALRICWFGGEPTLCMTLVERLQNQFLELAAQQRAGFVPSQIITNGYLLDATLARRLAALHIERAQITVDGPRAVHDSRRKLRNGRGTFDRVMDNITSAAEVLQINVRINVDRDNVASVYEVVEILDRRGVLPKVRITFGQIKASGHACADIRDRCYDNAEFADTLVQIQSVLNQKRINCSDYPRILGGAACGAVAEGYYVVSPTGHLFKCWEDIANDAGRSIGDLFSAQPSEQQQRNLDAYRNWDPFQFPGCRECDVLPICMGGCPISGIEEKRTATGVCSPWKYNLERLLALTYQAGQQAAAQQA from the coding sequence ATGAAGTCTTCACCGTACAATCATTTCTTCGCCGTAAACGGGGGTACCGTCGTCCTGGCCTACAACAGCTATTCCGGCGCAGTCGCCGAGATCGAGCTGGAGCATTATCCGCGCGTCCGATTTCTACTGGAGCATCCGGATCAGGCCGAGACGCAGCAAGACGCAGAATTTCTGCAATGCCTGCAGCAGGGGATGTTCCTGATCCCGGACCAGGTTGACCAGCGGGCGGCGCTGAAGGTGATCGGGCGGACGGCGCGACTGGATGCGCCGGTCCTGACGCTGACAATCGCGCCAACGCTGGCCTGCAACTTCGCCTGCGATTACTGCTTCGAAGCGCGTTCACAGGTTATGATGTCGCCGGCGACACAGGAGGCGCTGGTAGGTTTTACCGCGCATCACTTGCGGAAGGCGGAGGCGCTGCGCATCTGCTGGTTCGGCGGCGAACCGACGCTCTGCATGACGCTGGTCGAGCGGCTGCAGAATCAGTTTTTGGAGCTGGCGGCGCAGCAACGGGCCGGGTTTGTCCCCAGTCAAATCATAACCAACGGCTATCTGCTCGATGCGACTCTGGCCCGACGATTGGCGGCGCTGCATATCGAGCGCGCCCAGATCACCGTGGACGGACCGCGCGCTGTACACGACAGTCGCCGCAAGCTGCGCAACGGGCGCGGCACGTTCGACCGGGTGATGGACAATATCACAAGCGCCGCGGAAGTCTTGCAGATCAATGTACGCATCAATGTCGACCGCGACAATGTCGCATCCGTGTACGAGGTGGTCGAAATCCTCGACCGGCGCGGCGTGTTGCCGAAAGTCCGGATCACCTTCGGGCAGATCAAAGCCTCGGGACACGCCTGTGCCGACATCCGCGACCGATGCTATGACAATGCCGAATTTGCTGATACCTTGGTTCAGATCCAGAGTGTTCTGAACCAAAAGAGAATCAATTGCTCCGACTATCCGCGTATTCTGGGCGGTGCCGCCTGCGGCGCTGTGGCTGAAGGCTACTATGTCGTCTCACCCACCGGCCACCTGTTCAAATGTTGGGAAGATATCGCCAACGACGCCGGCCGGTCGATCGGAGATTTGTTCTCCGCGCAGCCATCGGAACAGCAGCAGCGGAACCTCGACGCCTACCGCAATTGGGATCCGTTCCAATTCCCCGGCTGCCGCGAATGCGACGTGCTACCGATCTGCATGGGAGGTTGTCCGATCTCGGGGATCGAAGAGAAACGGACAGCAACGGGCGTCTGCTCGCCGTGGAAATACAATTTGGAACGGCTGCTGGCGCTCACGTATCAGGCGGGCCAACAGGCGGCGGCGCAGCAGGCGTGA